A genomic stretch from Alloyangia pacifica includes:
- a CDS encoding methionine ABC transporter permease: MSANLINLLIEATLQTLYMVAISGALGTLFGLPIGVYLAVSQRGELLSSPLVNKVLGLVVNATRSVPFIILVVAIIPFTRMIAGTSIGTTAAIVPLTIAAVPFIARLVENAIREVDSGLIEAARAMGATPFQIIRKVLVPEALPGITLGLTLALVSLIGYSAMVGAVGGEGLGDLGIRYGYQRFMPEVMLAVVVILIVLVQLVQSLGEGLARLVDKRAPRNRGR; the protein is encoded by the coding sequence ATGTCGGCTAACCTCATCAACCTGCTGATCGAAGCCACGCTTCAGACCCTCTACATGGTCGCCATCTCGGGCGCGCTCGGCACGCTCTTCGGCCTGCCCATCGGCGTCTATCTGGCCGTCTCGCAACGCGGCGAGCTGCTGTCCTCGCCCTTGGTGAACAAGGTGCTCGGCCTCGTTGTCAACGCGACGCGCTCGGTGCCCTTCATCATCCTCGTGGTGGCAATCATCCCCTTCACCCGGATGATTGCCGGCACTTCGATCGGCACCACTGCCGCCATCGTGCCGCTGACCATCGCCGCCGTGCCCTTCATCGCGCGGCTCGTCGAAAACGCCATCCGCGAGGTCGACAGCGGCCTCATCGAGGCGGCCCGGGCGATGGGCGCAACGCCCTTCCAGATCATCCGCAAGGTGCTGGTGCCCGAGGCGCTGCCCGGCATTACCCTTGGCCTGACGCTCGCCCTCGTCAGCCTCATCGGCTACTCGGCCATGGTCGGGGCCGTGGGTGGCGAAGGCCTTGGTGATCTTGGCATCCGCTACGGCTACCAGCGTTTCATGCCCGAGGTGATGCTGGCGGTGGTCGTGATCCTCATCGTGCTGGTCCAGCTCGTGCAATCCCTCGGCGAGGGTCTGGCCCGGCTGGTCGACAAGCGCGCGCCGCGCAACCGCGGCCGCTGA
- a CDS encoding sarcosine oxidase subunit gamma, producing the protein MNAPLSAFPPATQVETPAAKVSSILPRPRFSLRARGDLAPLEQALGVALPRTIGQTVKGAVELACLGPDEWLVLAADPAPVVDACAGVYARLPHSLVEITAREVSFVIEGPRAAELMTIGCARDIDAIPVGSARRTLFDGATVILWRDAETRFRIDVWNSFAPHLLHLLQVGARELAAESV; encoded by the coding sequence ATGAACGCTCCGCTTTCCGCCTTCCCGCCCGCCACGCAGGTCGAGACACCGGCCGCCAAGGTCAGCTCGATCCTGCCCAGGCCGCGCTTCTCGCTGCGCGCCCGCGGCGACCTTGCACCGCTCGAACAGGCGCTCGGCGTGGCGCTGCCGCGCACGATCGGGCAGACCGTGAAGGGCGCGGTCGAGCTCGCCTGCCTCGGTCCCGACGAATGGCTGGTGCTGGCCGCCGATCCCGCGCCGGTCGTGGACGCCTGCGCCGGGGTCTATGCGCGTCTGCCGCACAGCCTGGTGGAGATCACCGCCCGCGAGGTGAGCTTCGTCATCGAAGGCCCGCGCGCCGCCGAGCTGATGACCATCGGCTGCGCCCGCGACATCGACGCGATCCCGGTCGGCTCCGCCCGCCGCACGCTCTTTGACGGCGCCACCGTGATCCTCTGGCGCGACGCCGAAACCCGCTTCCGCATCGACGTGTGGAACAGCTTCGCTCCGCACCTGCTCCACCTCCTGCAGGTCGGAGCACGCGAACTTGCCGCTGAAAGTGTTTGA
- a CDS encoding MetQ/NlpA family ABC transporter substrate-binding protein yields MKRMIPLVSALALMAGTAMAEDIKVGVSPGEHAEIMEEVAKVAAPMGLNIDVVEFSDYVVPNQALADGDIEANSFQHEPYLDNQMKDRGFELAPVATTITTPMGVYSDKVTALDGFPEGGSMGIPNDPTNGGRALLVLQQLGLIKLAEGTGLVPTVLDVVENPKDMRFQELDAAQLPRSLADLDAALINTNYAIASGLNPKEDSIAMESADNPYVNIIVVRKGDEEQPWVKPLIDAYHSPEIKAFIEEKYHGTVLTSW; encoded by the coding sequence ATGAAGCGTATGATCCCCCTCGTCTCCGCATTGGCCCTGATGGCCGGCACCGCGATGGCCGAAGACATCAAGGTCGGCGTCTCGCCGGGCGAGCACGCCGAGATCATGGAAGAAGTGGCGAAGGTTGCCGCGCCCATGGGCCTCAACATCGACGTGGTCGAATTCTCGGACTACGTGGTGCCCAACCAGGCGCTGGCCGACGGCGACATCGAGGCCAACTCGTTCCAGCACGAGCCCTACCTCGACAACCAGATGAAGGACCGCGGTTTCGAACTGGCGCCGGTGGCGACAACCATCACCACCCCGATGGGCGTCTACTCGGACAAAGTCACCGCGCTGGACGGCTTCCCCGAGGGCGGCTCCATGGGCATCCCCAACGATCCCACCAACGGCGGCCGCGCGCTTCTGGTGCTGCAACAGCTCGGTCTGATCAAGCTCGCCGAGGGCACCGGCCTCGTGCCGACCGTGCTCGACGTGGTCGAGAACCCCAAGGACATGCGCTTCCAGGAGCTCGACGCGGCGCAGCTGCCGCGCTCGCTGGCCGACCTCGATGCCGCGCTGATCAACACCAACTACGCGATTGCCTCGGGCCTGAACCCGAAGGAAGACTCGATCGCCATGGAAAGCGCCGACAACCCCTACGTGAACATCATCGTGGTGCGTAAGGGCGACGAGGAGCAGCCCTGGGTGAAGCCGCTGATCGACGCCTACCACAGCCCCGAGATCAAGGCCTTCATCGAAGAGAAGTACCACGGCACCGTGCTGACCTCCTGGTAA